One stretch of Paenibacillus sp. AN1007 DNA includes these proteins:
- a CDS encoding MerR family transcriptional regulator, with the protein MAMKVKEVSELASISVRTLHHYDEIGLLVPDEFTAAGYRMYSDANLERLQQILFFKELGFSLKEIKNIIDDPAFDAEEALQMHKLILLEKRQRLDQMIATIDKTVLHLRGEIKMTAKEQFRGFDFSQNPYEQEARQRWGDQAVNEANNHLQHQPADKQKELAEQMNNIFRRLAAIRHTAPESAEAQAEIKQWYMVLNQIGSYSPEAFEVLGQMYVDDERFTRNMDQFGEGLAQFMCSAMSVFANSNKQQ; encoded by the coding sequence ATGGCCATGAAAGTAAAAGAAGTTTCCGAGCTTGCCTCGATCAGTGTGCGCACACTGCATCACTATGACGAGATTGGGCTGCTCGTCCCGGACGAGTTCACTGCTGCCGGATATCGAATGTATTCCGATGCCAACCTGGAACGATTACAGCAGATTTTATTTTTCAAAGAACTCGGCTTCTCCCTAAAAGAAATCAAAAACATTATAGACGATCCCGCCTTTGATGCGGAGGAAGCACTGCAGATGCACAAGCTCATTTTGCTGGAAAAACGTCAGCGTCTTGATCAAATGATAGCCACCATCGATAAAACCGTATTACACCTGAGAGGAGAAATTAAAATGACTGCCAAAGAACAATTTCGGGGCTTTGATTTTAGTCAAAATCCGTATGAACAGGAAGCTCGTCAGCGCTGGGGCGACCAAGCTGTCAATGAAGCAAACAACCATTTGCAGCATCAGCCTGCAGATAAACAAAAAGAACTGGCTGAGCAGATGAATAACATCTTCAGACGGCTGGCAGCTATTCGCCATACTGCACCTGAATCAGCCGAAGCACAGGCCGAGATTAAACAATGGTACATGGTTCTGAATCAAATCGGAAGCTACTCTCCAGAAGCCTTCGAAGTACTTGGCCAGATGTATGTAGATGATGAACGCTTTACACGAAATATGGATCAGTTTGGTGAAGGACTAGCACAATTCATGTGCAGTGCCATGTCCGTATTTGCCAACTCAAACAAGCAGCAGTAA